The sequence GGCGACATGATCCCAGCGGACTGCCGCGTGCTCATCGCCAAGGACCTGTTCGTCAGCCAGGCTGCCATGACAGGCGAATCCATGCCGGTTGAAAAATTCGCCCGGCGTCAGGATGTGGATACCGGCAACCCGCTGGACCTGGAGAACATCCTGTTCATGGGCACCAACGTGGTGTCTGGCGCGGCGACCGGGGTCATCCTCGCCACCGGTAATCACACGTATTTTGGCGCCCTGGCGCAGCGGGTCAGTGCCACCGACCGCGCGCCGACCTCGTTCCAGGCCGGGGTCAACAAGGTCAGCTGGCTGCTGATCCGCTTCATGTTCGTGATGGCGCCGCTGGTGCTGTTCATCAACGGCTTTACCAAGGGCGACTGGATGGAAGCCTTGCTGTTCGCGCTGTCCATTGCCGTGGGATTGACCCCTGAAATGCTGCCCATGATCGTCACCTCGACCCTGGCAAAAGGCGCGGTCTTCCTGTCGCGCAAGAAAGTCATCGTCAAGCGTCTCGACGCCATTCAGAACTTCGGTGCCATGGACGTGCTGTGCACCGACAAGACCGGCACCTTGACCCAGGACAAGATTTTCCTGGCCCGCCATGTTGACGTGTGGGGCGATGAATCCGACGACGTTCTGGAAATGGCCTACCTCAACAGCTACTACCAGACCGGGCTGAAAAACCTGCTGGATGTTGCCGTGCTGGAGCACGTCGAAATTCACCGGGCGCTGCAAGTGGGCACTGCATTCAGCAAGGTCGACGAGGTCCCGTTCGACTTCAATCGTCGGCGCATGTCCGTGGTGGTACAGCAGCAGGGCGAGGCGCACGTGTTGATCTGCAAAGGTGCGCTGGAAGAGGTGTTGAGCGTGTGCAACCGCGTGCGCCACGGTGATGCCGAAGAAGCGCTGACCCCTGAATTGCTGGAGCGCATCGTGCAGGTCACTGCCGCGTTCAACGAAGAAGGCCTGCGCGTGGTGGCTGTGGCGGCGCGCGCCATGGAAGCAGGGCGCGATGTTTACGGCCTGGCCGACGAAAGCGACCTGACCCTCATCGGTTACGTGGCGTTTCTCGATCCACCCAAGGAAAGCACCGCGCCGGCCTTGAAGGCGTTGGCCGAGCATGGTGTCGCGGTGAAGGTCTTGACCGGCGACAACGAACGCGTTACTGCCAAGATCTGCCGAGAGGTCGGCCTGGAACGTCAAGGCCTGCTGTTGGGCGGCGACATCGAACGCATGAGCGATGCCGAACTCGCGGTTGCCGTCGAGACCACCAACGTGTTTGCCAAACTGACGCCTTCCCACAAAGAGCGCATCGTGCGGCTGCTCAAAGCTAACGGCCACGTGGTGGGGTTCATGGGCGACGGGATCAACGACGCGCCCGCGCTGCGTACCGCCGACATCGGTATTTCCGTGGACAGCGCGGTGGATATCGCCAAGGAAGCGGCGGACATCATCTTGCTGGAGAAAAGCCTGATGGTGCTGGAGGAGGGCGTGCTGGAAGGCCGGCGGACCTTCGCCAACATGCTCAAGTACATCAAGATGACGGCCAGTTCAAACTTCGGCAACGTGTTCTCGGTGCTGGTGGCCAGTGCGTTCATCCCGTTCCTGCCGATGCTGCCCATGCACCTGCTGGTGCAGAACCTGCTGTACGACATTTCGCAGATTGCCAT comes from Pseudomonas lutea and encodes:
- the mgtA gene encoding magnesium-translocating P-type ATPase is translated as MKYTLLKEFLADLLRSRTLGRHFRRLATLDSVAETTVSREVPPTLAQTLTRGASSDVPELLARLNSHPDGLSETEAQDLRARHGLNEVEHEQPQPWWVHLWHCYKNPFNLLLTLLAFISWLTEDMKAATVIFSMVVLSTLLRFWQEARSNQAADALKAMVSNTATVMRRADSTASGDARQKRIELPIKQLVPGDLIVLSAGDMIPADCRVLIAKDLFVSQAAMTGESMPVEKFARRQDVDTGNPLDLENILFMGTNVVSGAATGVILATGNHTYFGALAQRVSATDRAPTSFQAGVNKVSWLLIRFMFVMAPLVLFINGFTKGDWMEALLFALSIAVGLTPEMLPMIVTSTLAKGAVFLSRKKVIVKRLDAIQNFGAMDVLCTDKTGTLTQDKIFLARHVDVWGDESDDVLEMAYLNSYYQTGLKNLLDVAVLEHVEIHRALQVGTAFSKVDEVPFDFNRRRMSVVVQQQGEAHVLICKGALEEVLSVCNRVRHGDAEEALTPELLERIVQVTAAFNEEGLRVVAVAARAMEAGRDVYGLADESDLTLIGYVAFLDPPKESTAPALKALAEHGVAVKVLTGDNERVTAKICREVGLERQGLLLGGDIERMSDAELAVAVETTNVFAKLTPSHKERIVRLLKANGHVVGFMGDGINDAPALRTADIGISVDSAVDIAKEAADIILLEKSLMVLEEGVLEGRRTFANMLKYIKMTASSNFGNVFSVLVASAFIPFLPMLPMHLLVQNLLYDISQIAIPFDNVDEELLKKPQRWQPADVGRFMLFFGPISSIFDITTFAVMWYVFGANTPEHQTLFQSGWFVVGLLTQTLIVHMIRTPKIPFLQSRAAMPLMIMTGVIMAVGIFLPMGPLAHYFKLQALPPLYFVILPVILIAYVALTQAVKGFYVRKFGWQ